One Chryseobacterium wanjuense genomic region harbors:
- a CDS encoding zinc-dependent metalloprotease, with protein sequence MKKQLSMIGMLLITGISFAQTDRLWSESSRKTTSEIFENKTNIINPKVYSLNINGLKNALANAPKRLAAGEKSEIIISFPNSEGKMENFKVRENSNFDPELAAKYPDIKSYVGEGLNDPNSTVYFSVSPLGLSSMEIYGDKSAVFIEPYTKDLSTYVVYKKSDKKDDLNKFECTVIDVAQKGVANTNVAARPNADDAKLRTFRLALSSTGEYTAYFGGTKANALAAMNNTMTRVNGVFEKDFAARMVLIANNDAVIYTSASSDPYSPAAQMNNWNSQLQSTLTSVIGEANYDIGHLFGASGGGGNAGCIGCVCTNGSKGSGYTSPADAIPSGDNFDIDYVAHEMGHQFGGNHTFSMSNEGTGANMEPGSGSTIMGYAGITSQDIQPHSDAFFHAISIQQITNNIKAKTCPVSTNTGNSIPTANAGLDYTIPKGTPFMLTGTGTDANGDSLTYIWEQMDNASSSQTGASSAASATKASGPTFRSWTPIASPTRYFPRMASILTGATTTAGSEITVEALSNVARSYNFRFTVRDNRAGGSGNNSDDALITVNGTAGPFSVSSQNSATTYTGGTSQTITWNVAGTTANGVNAANVDILWSTDSGTTWSTLLAGTPNDGSQAVTIPNSATTTGRIMVKGSNHIFFDVNNANITVNAGSGGTDTVAPTAPVLAASGTTSTSTNLSWSGATDNVAVTGYDVYQGASLIGSTASTSYTVTSLTPSTTYSFSVKAKDAAGNVSPSSNTVSVTTLAGSTVTYCSASATNTGDERIGNVKFGTINNTSTGTAGYEDFTSVSTNVTRGSAYTISVTPVWTSTVYSEAYAVYIDYNKDGDFTDSGELAWSKAGSTTTPATGSITIPAAASLGTTRMRVMMKYSSVPTSSCGSYTYGQVEDYTLNIVSSGKGEILDIKDLLTDIKLYPNPAKDILNISNTTSEDYKIFDMGGKLISSGKLQRGSVNVSGLIKGAYMIQIGEITKRFIKN encoded by the coding sequence ATGAAAAAACAATTATCCATGATTGGAATGCTTCTGATAACGGGCATTTCTTTCGCGCAGACCGATCGTCTCTGGTCTGAAAGTTCAAGAAAAACAACATCTGAGATCTTTGAAAACAAAACAAACATTATCAATCCTAAGGTTTACAGCCTGAACATTAACGGATTGAAAAATGCTCTGGCCAACGCACCAAAAAGACTTGCAGCCGGAGAAAAATCAGAGATCATTATTTCTTTCCCGAATTCTGAAGGGAAAATGGAAAATTTCAAAGTAAGAGAAAATTCCAACTTCGATCCTGAACTGGCGGCAAAATATCCTGATATCAAATCTTATGTTGGTGAAGGATTAAATGACCCAAATTCTACAGTTTATTTCAGCGTTTCTCCACTTGGGTTATCATCAATGGAGATCTATGGCGACAAATCTGCCGTTTTTATCGAACCTTATACCAAAGATCTTTCTACCTATGTGGTTTATAAAAAATCAGATAAAAAAGATGATCTTAATAAATTTGAGTGTACCGTAATTGATGTTGCTCAAAAAGGGGTAGCTAATACCAATGTGGCTGCAAGACCCAACGCAGATGATGCAAAATTAAGAACCTTCAGATTGGCACTTTCCAGCACAGGAGAATACACCGCTTATTTTGGTGGTACAAAAGCCAATGCTTTAGCCGCAATGAACAATACGATGACTCGTGTAAACGGAGTTTTTGAAAAAGATTTTGCAGCAAGAATGGTTTTAATTGCCAATAATGATGCTGTAATCTATACAAGTGCTTCTTCAGATCCATATTCTCCTGCAGCACAGATGAACAACTGGAATTCTCAGTTGCAGTCTACTTTAACATCCGTTATTGGTGAAGCAAACTACGACATCGGTCACTTGTTCGGAGCTTCAGGAGGTGGCGGAAATGCGGGCTGTATCGGCTGCGTGTGTACAAACGGTTCTAAAGGAAGCGGATATACGTCTCCTGCAGATGCTATTCCATCCGGTGATAATTTCGATATCGATTATGTAGCTCATGAAATGGGGCATCAGTTCGGCGGAAATCACACTTTCTCGATGAGCAATGAAGGAACAGGCGCCAACATGGAGCCGGGATCCGGATCAACCATCATGGGATATGCGGGAATTACTTCTCAGGATATTCAGCCGCACTCAGATGCGTTTTTCCATGCGATCAGTATTCAGCAGATCACCAATAATATTAAAGCTAAAACCTGCCCGGTAAGCACAAACACAGGAAATTCAATTCCAACAGCAAACGCAGGGTTAGATTATACCATTCCAAAAGGAACACCATTTATGTTAACAGGAACCGGAACAGATGCCAACGGAGATTCTTTAACATACATCTGGGAACAAATGGACAATGCTTCATCTTCCCAAACAGGAGCAAGTTCCGCAGCAAGCGCAACAAAAGCTTCAGGACCAACTTTCAGATCCTGGACGCCGATAGCTTCTCCAACAAGGTATTTCCCAAGAATGGCTTCAATTTTAACGGGAGCAACAACGACTGCCGGTTCAGAAATCACTGTTGAAGCCTTATCCAATGTGGCAAGATCATATAATTTCAGATTTACTGTTCGCGACAACAGAGCCGGAGGTTCAGGAAATAATTCTGATGATGCATTAATCACTGTCAACGGAACAGCAGGACCTTTCAGTGTAAGTTCACAAAATTCAGCGACAACATATACGGGAGGAACTTCTCAAACCATTACATGGAACGTTGCAGGAACTACGGCAAATGGCGTAAATGCTGCCAACGTAGACATTCTTTGGTCTACAGACTCAGGAACAACATGGTCTACTCTATTGGCTGGAACTCCAAATGACGGTTCTCAGGCGGTAACAATTCCAAATTCTGCAACAACTACCGGAAGAATTATGGTAAAAGGTTCAAACCATATTTTCTTTGACGTAAATAATGCAAATATCACTGTAAATGCAGGTTCCGGAGGAACAGACACCGTCGCTCCTACTGCTCCTGTATTGGCAGCTTCAGGCACTACTTCTACAAGCACAAATCTTTCTTGGTCAGGAGCCACGGATAACGTAGCAGTTACGGGTTACGATGTTTATCAAGGGGCTTCACTGATCGGTTCCACAGCTTCGACTTCTTACACTGTAACCAGCTTGACTCCTTCAACAACGTATAGCTTCTCTGTAAAAGCAAAAGATGCGGCAGGAAATGTTTCGCCATCAAGCAACACGGTAAGCGTAACGACTCTTGCGGGAAGTACAGTAACTTATTGTTCAGCTTCTGCAACGAATACAGGTGACGAAAGAATCGGAAATGTGAAGTTCGGAACCATCAATAATACTTCTACAGGTACGGCAGGATACGAAGATTTTACTTCTGTTTCTACCAACGTAACCAGAGGTTCTGCTTACACGATTTCCGTAACTCCGGTTTGGACATCAACAGTGTACAGTGAAGCATATGCAGTTTATATTGATTACAATAAAGACGGCGATTTCACAGACAGTGGTGAATTAGCTTGGTCTAAAGCAGGTTCTACAACGACTCCGGCTACAGGGTCTATCACTATTCCGGCAGCGGCATCTCTTGGAACAACAAGAATGAGAGTGATGATGAAGTACAGCTCTGTACCTACATCTTCTTGCGGGTCTTATACGTACGGGCAGGTTGAAGATTATACATTAAATATTGTTTCATCAGGTAAAGGAGAAATCCTTGATATAAAAGATCTGCTTACAGATATTAAACTGTATCCGAATCCTGCAAAAGATATTTTAAATATTTCAAACACGACGTCAGAAGATTACAAAATCTTCGATATGGGTGGAAAACTAATCAGCTCAGGAAAACTTCAAAGAGGATCTGTAAATGTAAGCGGACTTATTAAAGGAGCTTACATGATTCAGATAGGGGAAATCACGAAGAGATTCATCAAAAACTAA
- a CDS encoding pyrophosphohydrolase domain-containing protein produces MDKIDSLNQVAEFHTTFKAPILETPQIPSPERCNLRVELLQEELNELKQAIADNDIVEIADALCDLQYVLSGAVLEFGLGNKFVELFNEVQRSNMSKACDNEEQAQETVEFYKEKEVESFYEKSGEKYNVYRQVDHKVLKNKYYSPADLKTIIEK; encoded by the coding sequence ATGGATAAAATTGACAGTCTGAACCAGGTAGCAGAATTCCACACCACTTTCAAAGCCCCTATTTTAGAGACACCGCAGATTCCTTCGCCGGAAAGATGCAACCTTAGAGTTGAACTTTTACAGGAAGAATTAAACGAATTAAAACAAGCTATTGCAGATAACGATATCGTAGAAATTGCCGACGCCCTTTGCGATTTGCAGTATGTATTGAGCGGAGCTGTCCTGGAATTCGGACTTGGCAACAAATTTGTAGAGCTATTCAACGAAGTTCAGCGTTCCAATATGTCTAAAGCTTGCGATAATGAAGAACAGGCACAGGAAACGGTAGAATTTTATAAAGAAAAAGAAGTAGAATCTTTCTACGAAAAATCCGGAGAAAAATATAATGTTTACAGACAGGTAGATCATAAAGTCTTGAAAAACAAATACTACTCTCCTGCTGATTTGAAGACAATTATCGAAAAATAA
- a CDS encoding TlpA family protein disulfide reductase, translated as MKKIITNIAVVSCMAFTAQQVNAQKVVVNREVETTNDGKMLLGNQLRDQFLKAPYADWYVKEHDEYAVDQKAITELRKDKINSYNIIVFMGTWCEDSHRDFPRLMRILDELKYPENKLTIIALNRKKESPNGDEGLFNIQKVPTIIVQKYGKEIGRIVEMPKSGYIERDLAEILKKDDKSVIDEIFKK; from the coding sequence ATGAAAAAAATTATTACAAATATTGCTGTTGTTTCCTGCATGGCTTTTACGGCTCAGCAGGTAAATGCTCAAAAAGTTGTGGTAAACCGCGAAGTGGAAACCACCAATGACGGCAAAATGCTTCTGGGTAACCAGCTAAGAGATCAGTTCCTAAAGGCTCCTTACGCAGACTGGTATGTGAAAGAACACGACGAATATGCGGTGGATCAGAAAGCAATCACTGAATTAAGAAAAGATAAGATCAATTCTTACAATATTATCGTATTCATGGGAACCTGGTGCGAAGACAGCCACAGAGATTTTCCAAGATTAATGAGAATTTTGGATGAATTGAAATATCCGGAAAATAAACTGACAATCATAGCTTTAAACCGTAAAAAAGAATCTCCGAACGGCGATGAAGGACTTTTTAATATTCAGAAAGTTCCTACGATTATTGTTCAGAAATACGGCAAAGAAATAGGAAGAATCGTAGAAATGCCTAAAAGCGGCTATATCGAAAGAGATTTGGCAGAGATTTTAAAGAAAGATGATAAGTCTGTTATTGATGAAATTTTTAAAAAATAA
- a CDS encoding DUF4230 domain-containing protein, with protein MKNFRIILIPFFAGVLVMVLLFFGLKSCLNFGKKTEQSDYYILTNQISKMNKMVVIEQNTSSMQKTKMGYEFFGKEVSSNSIITYTKTNAQVSYDLNKMKLEVDSINKKLIIKELPDADIRITPSVEIQSLDDSFINRISEKDIKNVTQKAKETAIKSVNQNQLRTEGRKQLMENLDNIFVLAKALNYTIEDQTGKLGVLGL; from the coding sequence TTGAAAAATTTCAGAATCATATTAATACCTTTTTTTGCGGGAGTTCTTGTGATGGTGCTTCTGTTTTTTGGCTTAAAATCCTGTTTAAATTTTGGAAAAAAAACGGAACAGTCGGATTATTATATCCTGACCAACCAGATCTCCAAAATGAATAAAATGGTAGTCATCGAACAGAATACATCTTCGATGCAGAAGACCAAAATGGGCTACGAATTTTTTGGTAAAGAAGTTTCCAGCAACAGCATTATCACGTACACCAAAACCAATGCACAGGTTTCTTACGATCTTAATAAAATGAAGCTGGAAGTAGATTCCATTAATAAAAAACTGATAATTAAAGAGCTTCCAGATGCAGACATCAGAATTACTCCAAGCGTGGAAATTCAATCGCTGGATGATTCTTTTATTAACAGGATTTCTGAGAAAGACATCAAAAATGTAACTCAAAAGGCAAAAGAAACGGCAATTAAATCTGTTAATCAAAATCAGCTGAGAACAGAAGGACGTAAACAATTAATGGAAAATCTTGATAATATTTTCGTTTTGGCAAAGGCTTTGAATTATACAATAGAAGATCAGACAGGGAAATTAGGCGTTTTAGGATTATAA
- the leuB gene encoding 3-isopropylmalate dehydrogenase, whose product MNKNQFKIAVLPGDGIGPEVIGESIKILNAIAEAFHYTFEFTYGLMGAEAIYQTGNPLPDETLKICKESDAVLFGAIGDPAFDNNPDAKVRPEQGLLKLRKELGLFANIRPLKMYSSLIEKSPLKKEIIEGTDIQIFRELVSGIYFGEKFTEENGEYAYDVCKYSREDIIPIVHMAFQEAQKRRKKLTLIDKANVLDTSRLWRKVCKEIASEYPDVELDFMFVDNAAMQLILNPKQFDVIVTENMFGDIISDEASVIGGSIGLLPSASIGESNALFEPIHGSYPQAKGKGIANPIASILSTAMMLDYLKLEQAAEKLRKSVEYAIENKYVTVDLKAEQPYSTSEVGSFIADYIKFSEKSYYNFENVKIGKSTIV is encoded by the coding sequence ATGAACAAAAATCAATTTAAAATTGCAGTGCTTCCGGGAGACGGAATCGGTCCGGAAGTGATTGGTGAGAGTATTAAAATCCTGAATGCCATTGCCGAAGCTTTTCATTATACATTCGAATTTACGTACGGATTGATGGGGGCTGAAGCGATCTACCAGACAGGAAATCCTCTTCCCGACGAAACGTTGAAAATCTGCAAAGAATCTGATGCCGTGCTTTTCGGAGCCATCGGTGATCCGGCTTTTGATAATAATCCCGATGCAAAAGTGCGCCCCGAACAGGGTTTATTGAAACTTCGTAAAGAGCTTGGCCTTTTTGCCAATATCAGACCTTTGAAAATGTATTCTTCATTAATAGAGAAAAGTCCTTTAAAAAAAGAAATTATTGAAGGAACTGATATCCAGATTTTCAGGGAACTGGTGAGTGGGATTTATTTTGGGGAAAAATTCACGGAAGAAAATGGGGAATATGCCTATGATGTCTGCAAATACAGCCGCGAAGATATTATTCCGATTGTACACATGGCTTTCCAGGAAGCGCAAAAACGCAGGAAAAAATTAACTTTAATTGATAAAGCCAACGTACTGGACACTTCAAGATTATGGAGAAAAGTGTGCAAGGAAATTGCCTCGGAATATCCTGATGTAGAGCTGGATTTTATGTTTGTTGATAATGCTGCGATGCAGTTGATTTTAAATCCGAAACAGTTTGATGTGATCGTTACGGAAAATATGTTCGGAGATATTATTTCTGATGAAGCGAGTGTGATCGGAGGTTCTATCGGGCTTCTTCCATCGGCTTCTATTGGTGAAAGTAATGCTTTATTTGAACCGATCCATGGTTCTTATCCTCAAGCTAAAGGAAAGGGAATTGCTAATCCGATTGCCTCTATTTTGAGTACCGCAATGATGCTTGATTATCTTAAACTAGAACAAGCCGCAGAAAAGCTCAGAAAATCGGTGGAATATGCGATTGAAAACAAATACGTCACCGTAGACCTGAAAGCTGAACAGCCTTATTCTACGAGTGAAGTAGGAAGTTTCATCGCCGATTATATTAAATTTTCCGAGAAGTCTTACTATAATTTTGAAAATGTAAAAATCGGAAAATCAACGATTGTGTAA
- the leuD gene encoding 3-isopropylmalate dehydratase small subunit: MQKLVIIKSQAIPLPMENIDTDQIIPARFLKSIDKNGFGDNLFRDWRYNVHTNEPNPDFVLNNPKYSGEILVAGNNFGCGSSREHAAWSLTDFGFKVVVSSFYADIFKGNALNNGLLPVKVSEGFLKEILNGITENPEKEITVDVENQTITFDNTTENFELDSYKKICLMNGYDDIDFLISKKQAIKEFELKTQKVYEQKSI; this comes from the coding sequence ATGCAAAAATTAGTCATTATAAAATCTCAGGCAATTCCGTTGCCGATGGAAAATATAGATACAGACCAGATTATTCCTGCCAGATTTTTAAAAAGTATCGATAAAAACGGCTTTGGAGATAATCTTTTCAGGGATTGGAGGTATAATGTTCATACGAATGAGCCGAATCCTGATTTTGTTTTAAATAACCCGAAATACAGCGGTGAAATTCTCGTTGCCGGAAACAATTTCGGTTGCGGAAGCAGCAGGGAACACGCGGCATGGTCTTTGACGGATTTTGGTTTCAAGGTTGTTGTTTCAAGCTTTTATGCTGATATTTTTAAAGGCAATGCTTTGAACAACGGATTGCTGCCTGTAAAAGTTTCCGAAGGTTTTTTAAAGGAAATTTTAAACGGTATTACTGAAAATCCCGAAAAGGAAATTACGGTGGATGTGGAAAACCAGACCATCACTTTCGACAATACCACAGAAAATTTTGAGCTGGATTCTTATAAAAAAATATGTCTGATGAACGGGTACGATGATATCGACTTTCTAATCAGCAAAAAACAGGCGATCAAAGAATTTGAACTAAAAACACAAAAAGTATATGAACAAAAATCAATTTAA
- the leuC gene encoding 3-isopropylmalate dehydratase large subunit translates to MNNDKKTLFDKVWDAHVVETIPDGPQIIYIDKHLIHEVTSPQAFAELEARNLEVFRPKQIVATADHNVPTLDQDKPIRDESSRNQVEQLTENCQKNNIELYGLGHQYQGIVHIIAPELGITQPGMSIVCGDSHTSTHGAFGAIAFGIGTSQVAQVFASQCLLLNKPKSMRITVNGKLNKNVQPKDVILYIISRVGTDGGTGYFCEYAGNVFEEMSMEGRMTVCNMSIEMGARGGMIAPDETTFNYVKGRTFAPNGEDWEEKLDYWKTLKTDDEAVFDAEFSFDASEIYPMITYGTNPGMGISINQNIPSPQNESEEKALKYMGLKAGQALSDIKVNYVFIGSCTNARIEDFRSAANYIKGKSKSEHVQALIVPGSQQVVKQIFEEGLDKIFNEAGFQIRQPGCSACLAMNDDKIPEGEYCVSTSNRNFEGRQGQGARTILASPLTAAKVAIEGKISVFEN, encoded by the coding sequence ATGAATAACGATAAAAAAACATTATTTGACAAAGTTTGGGATGCTCACGTTGTAGAAACGATTCCCGACGGGCCTCAAATTATTTATATTGACAAACACCTGATTCATGAAGTGACCAGTCCACAGGCTTTTGCAGAACTGGAAGCCAGAAATCTCGAAGTTTTCAGACCAAAACAGATCGTCGCAACAGCCGATCACAACGTTCCGACATTGGATCAGGATAAGCCGATTCGTGATGAGTCGTCGAGAAATCAGGTGGAGCAGCTAACAGAAAACTGTCAGAAAAACAATATTGAGCTTTATGGTTTAGGCCATCAATACCAGGGAATCGTTCATATCATCGCGCCCGAACTGGGAATCACTCAGCCGGGAATGAGCATTGTCTGCGGTGACAGCCATACTTCTACACATGGCGCTTTCGGAGCCATTGCCTTTGGAATCGGGACGAGTCAGGTGGCGCAGGTTTTTGCGAGCCAGTGTCTGTTGCTGAATAAGCCGAAATCGATGAGAATTACCGTTAATGGTAAACTAAATAAAAATGTTCAACCGAAAGATGTGATTTTGTACATCATTTCAAGGGTCGGAACCGACGGCGGAACCGGATATTTCTGTGAATATGCCGGAAATGTTTTTGAAGAAATGTCGATGGAAGGCAGAATGACAGTATGCAATATGAGCATCGAAATGGGAGCCAGAGGCGGAATGATTGCGCCTGATGAAACCACTTTCAACTATGTTAAAGGAAGAACTTTTGCGCCAAATGGTGAAGACTGGGAAGAAAAATTAGACTATTGGAAAACATTGAAAACTGACGACGAAGCTGTTTTTGATGCAGAATTTTCTTTTGATGCCTCTGAAATTTATCCCATGATTACCTACGGAACCAACCCGGGAATGGGAATTTCCATTAATCAGAATATTCCGAGTCCGCAGAATGAATCGGAGGAAAAAGCACTGAAATACATGGGGTTAAAAGCCGGACAGGCACTTTCTGATATTAAAGTCAATTATGTTTTCATCGGAAGCTGCACCAATGCGAGAATTGAAGATTTCCGTTCTGCAGCGAATTATATTAAAGGGAAAAGTAAATCAGAACACGTTCAGGCTCTGATTGTTCCGGGATCGCAACAGGTTGTAAAACAGATTTTTGAGGAAGGTTTGGATAAAATTTTCAATGAAGCTGGTTTTCAGATCCGGCAACCGGGCTGTTCGGCGTGTCTGGCGATGAACGATGATAAAATTCCGGAAGGTGAATATTGTGTTTCCACTTCCAACAGAAATTTTGAGGGAAGACAAGGGCAGGGCGCAAGAACGATTCTGGCAAGTCCGCTGACTGCGGCGAAAGTTGCTATCGAAGGGAAAATTTCAGTCTTTGAAAACTGA
- a CDS encoding 2-isopropylmalate synthase, with product MKSEKIEIFDTTLRDGEQVPGCKLNTEQKLIIAEKLDELGVDVIEAGFPISSPGDFHSVSEISKLVKNAKVCGLTRANQKDIDTAAEALRYAKRPRIHTGIGTSDSHIKYKFNSNREDIIERAVQAVKYAKTFVEDVEFYAEDAGRTDNEYLARVCEEVIKAGATVLNIPDTTGYCLPEEYGEKIKYLRENVSGIDKAILSCHCHNDLGLATANSISGVINGARQIECTINGLGERAGNTALEEVVMILKQHRNLQLYTDINSRMLNSMSILVSDLMGMPVQPNKAIVGANAFAHSSGIHQDGVIKNRETYEIIDPEEVGVNASTIVLTARSGRSALAYRFKHIGFDVTKNELDFLYQEFLKIADMKKEVNNDDLSSIIEKVTRKIG from the coding sequence ATGAAATCCGAAAAAATTGAAATTTTTGATACCACGCTGCGTGATGGAGAACAGGTTCCGGGTTGTAAATTGAATACAGAACAAAAATTGATCATTGCAGAAAAGCTCGATGAACTCGGAGTGGATGTTATTGAAGCCGGTTTCCCGATTTCAAGTCCGGGAGATTTTCATTCTGTTTCGGAAATTTCAAAATTAGTAAAAAATGCAAAAGTTTGTGGCTTAACGAGAGCCAATCAGAAAGACATAGACACCGCTGCAGAAGCATTAAGATACGCCAAAAGACCACGAATCCATACGGGAATCGGAACATCAGATTCACATATAAAATATAAATTCAATTCAAACAGAGAAGATATCATTGAGCGTGCGGTTCAAGCCGTTAAATACGCAAAAACATTCGTTGAAGACGTAGAATTCTACGCAGAAGATGCAGGAAGAACGGACAATGAATATTTGGCGAGAGTCTGTGAAGAAGTTATCAAAGCCGGCGCCACTGTCCTGAACATCCCTGATACAACCGGATATTGCCTGCCTGAAGAATATGGCGAAAAAATAAAATATTTGAGAGAAAATGTCAGCGGCATTGACAAGGCTATTCTGTCTTGTCATTGCCACAATGATTTGGGATTGGCAACTGCAAACTCCATTTCCGGCGTGATCAACGGAGCCAGACAAATAGAATGCACCATCAACGGACTTGGAGAAAGAGCCGGAAACACCGCTTTGGAAGAGGTCGTGATGATTTTAAAACAACACAGAAATCTACAATTATATACTGATATCAATTCCAGAATGCTCAATTCTATGAGCATTTTGGTTTCTGATCTTATGGGAATGCCCGTTCAGCCAAATAAAGCGATTGTCGGAGCCAATGCCTTTGCGCACAGCTCAGGAATACATCAGGACGGCGTGATCAAAAACAGGGAAACGTACGAAATTATCGATCCTGAAGAAGTGGGTGTAAATGCTTCTACGATTGTATTGACAGCGAGAAGCGGACGTTCTGCTTTAGCATACAGATTCAAGCATATCGGTTTTGATGTTACTAAAAACGAGCTCGATTTTCTGTATCAGGAATTTTTAAAAATCGCTGACATGAAGAAAGAAGTCAACAACGATGATCTAAGTTCTATCATTGAAAAAGTGACAAGAAAAATAGGGTAG
- the thrS gene encoding threonine--tRNA ligase, which produces MIKITLPDNSVKEFEAGVTPLDVAKSISEGLARNTISAVVNDKQVETTTPITTDSTVQLLTWNDDLGKKAFWHSSAHLLAQAILEFYPNAKLTIGPAIESGFYYDVDFGDESLSEKDFEKIEKKVLENAKKASTFSLYPVSKEEALKVYADNPYKVELISNLNDGEITFVTHDDFTDLCRGGHIPNTSIVKAVKILNAAGAYWRGNEKNPQLTRVYGISFPKQKDLSEYLERLEEAKRRDHRKLGKELGIFAFSEKVGAGLPLWLPKGTALRRKLENFLSAAQKKGGYEFVMTPHIGAKELYVTSGHWDKYGADSFQPIKTPNEGEEFMLKPMNCPHHCEIYKTSQWSYRDLPKRYAEFGTVYRYEQSGELHGLTRVRGFTQDDAHLFCTPDQLLGEFEAVIDLVLYVFKSLGFEDFVTQVSLRDPDNREKYIGSDENWEKAENAIITAAKNKNLTTVIEYGEAAFYGPKLDFMVKDALGRKWQLGTIQVDYNLPERFDLHYIGNDNEKHRPVMIHRAPFGSMERFIAILLENTAGDFPLWLSPDQFIILPISEKYVDYAKKVSQFLENHDISGQIDDRNEKTGKKIRDAELNKIPFMLVVGENEEKDGTISVRRRGEGDLGVMNMEDFVAYFKKEAAI; this is translated from the coding sequence ATGATAAAAATTACACTTCCAGACAATAGCGTCAAAGAATTCGAGGCGGGAGTTACTCCGCTAGATGTGGCAAAATCTATAAGCGAGGGATTGGCTAGAAATACCATTTCCGCAGTTGTAAATGACAAACAAGTAGAGACGACCACACCTATAACCACGGATTCTACGGTACAGTTATTGACATGGAATGATGATCTTGGAAAGAAAGCTTTCTGGCACTCTTCTGCCCACCTTTTGGCGCAGGCTATCCTTGAGTTTTATCCTAATGCTAAGTTGACCATCGGTCCTGCTATCGAAAGCGGATTCTACTATGACGTAGATTTCGGCGACGAAAGTTTATCTGAAAAAGACTTCGAAAAAATTGAGAAAAAAGTATTGGAAAATGCTAAAAAAGCTTCAACTTTTTCATTATACCCTGTTTCTAAGGAAGAGGCGTTGAAAGTATATGCAGATAATCCTTATAAAGTAGAACTGATCTCTAATCTTAATGACGGAGAAATCACTTTTGTGACTCACGATGATTTCACAGATCTTTGTCGTGGAGGACACATTCCAAATACGAGTATTGTAAAGGCGGTTAAGATTTTAAATGCAGCCGGAGCATACTGGAGAGGAAACGAAAAAAATCCTCAATTAACGAGAGTTTACGGTATTTCTTTTCCTAAACAGAAAGATTTATCAGAATATCTTGAAAGATTAGAAGAAGCAAAAAGAAGAGACCACAGAAAACTAGGTAAAGAACTTGGGATTTTTGCATTCTCTGAAAAAGTAGGTGCCGGTTTACCACTTTGGTTGCCAAAAGGAACTGCTTTGAGAAGAAAATTAGAAAATTTCCTTTCTGCAGCTCAGAAAAAAGGAGGTTATGAATTTGTAATGACGCCTCACATCGGGGCAAAAGAATTGTATGTAACTTCAGGACACTGGGATAAATACGGAGCAGACAGCTTCCAGCCGATCAAAACTCCGAATGAAGGAGAAGAATTTATGCTGAAGCCGATGAACTGCCCTCACCACTGTGAAATTTACAAAACTTCACAATGGAGCTACAGAGATTTGCCGAAAAGATATGCAGAATTCGGAACTGTGTACAGATATGAGCAAAGCGGAGAGCTTCACGGTTTGACAAGAGTTCGTGGATTTACTCAGGACGACGCCCACCTTTTCTGTACTCCGGATCAGCTATTGGGAGAATTTGAAGCGGTAATCGATCTTGTATTGTACGTTTTCAAATCTTTAGGTTTTGAAGATTTTGTGACTCAGGTTTCGTTGAGAGATCCTGATAACAGAGAAAAATATATCGGTTCTGATGAGAACTGGGAAAAAGCGGAAAACGCGATCATCACAGCAGCAAAAAACAAAAATCTGACAACGGTTATTGAATATGGTGAAGCGGCATTCTACGGTCCGAAACTGGATTTCATGGTGAAAGACGCCTTAGGTAGAAAATGGCAGCTTGGAACTATCCAGGTTGATTATAATTTGCCGGAAAGATTCGACCTTCACTATATCGGAAACGATAATGAAAAACACAGACCGGTAATGATCCACAGAGCGCCGTTTGGTTCTATGGAGCGTTTTATCGCGATTTTGCTTGAAAATACTGCGGGAGATTTCCCACTGTGGTTGAGCCCGGATCAGTTTATCATTCTTCCGATCAGTGAAAAATATGTAGATTATGCTAAAAAAGTTTCACAATTTTTAGAAAATCACGATATTAGCGGTCAGATTGATGACAGAAACGAAAAGACAGGGAAAAAGATCCGTGATGCGGAATTGAACAAGATCCCATTCATGCTGGTTGTAGGTGAAAATGAAGAAAAAGACGGCACAATTTCTGTAAGAAGACGTGGCGAAGGAGATCTTGGAGTGATGAATATGGAAGATTTTGTAGCTTACTTTAAGAAAGAAGCAGCAATATAA